A genomic segment from Macrobrachium rosenbergii isolate ZJJX-2024 chromosome 30, ASM4041242v1, whole genome shotgun sequence encodes:
- the LOC136855157 gene encoding gastrula zinc finger protein XlCGF57.1-like gives MSLVKHESIGLADGDAPASCASLSVDPLMEIKTDVEVCYESDGDMKYHCEDFTSASGDEGNLLPIRKEVDKEKPFVCRECGKAFTWRSDLKRHFRIHTGEKPYRCNDCWKSFSQKSHLECHMTIHAWKRPFICKDCGKSFSKKPHLKAHTAIHRQEMALPFACKDCGKSFSNKSKLKTHMVMHTGERPVTCKDCGKSFSQKSYLKTHMKIHTGERPFVCKDCGKSFSQKLNLKSHMVIHTGERPFVCKDCGKSFSQKSNLKTHMKIHTRERPFVCNDCGKSFTQKLYLKTHMVTHTGERPFVCDDCGKSFSQKSNLKTHMVIHTGERPFMCKDCGKSFSQKSNLNTHVTIHVRRSH, from the coding sequence ATGTCTCTCGTCAAGCACGAAAGTATAGGTTTAGCTGACGGCGATGCTCCAGCCAGCTGTGCCTCTCTATCTGTGGATCCATTGATGGAAATCAAGACGGATGTGGAGGTGTGTTATGAATCTGATGGTGACATGAAGTATCACTGTGAGGATTTTACTTCAGCATCTGGAGATGAGGGCAATTTGCTGCCTATTAGAAAGGAAGTTGATAAGGAGAAGCCCTTCGTGTGCAGGGAATGTGGGAAAGCCTTTACCTGGAGGAGCGACTTGAAACGACATTTCCGGATCCATACCGGGGAGAAGCCATATAGATGCAATGACTGTtggaagtcgttctcccagaaatcgCATCTCGAGTGCCATATGACGATCCATGCGTGGAAGAGGCCCTTTATATGCAAAGACTGTGGGAAATCGTTCTCTAAGAAACCGCATCTCAAGGCTCACACGGCAATCCACAGACAGGAGATGGCCTTGCCCTTTgcctgcaaggactgtgggaagtcattctccaaCAAATCGAAACTCAAGACCCACATGGTGATGCACACGGGGGAGAGACCCGTCacctgcaaggactgtgggaagtcattctcccagaaatcgTATCTCAAGACCCACATGAAGATCCACACGGGGGAGAGACCTTtcgtgtgcaaggactgtgggaagtcgttctcccagaaacTGAATCTCAAGAGCCACATGGTGATCCATACGGGAGAGAGGCCCTtcgtgtgcaaggactgtgggaagtcgttctcccagaaatcgAATCTCAAGACCCATATGAAGATCCACACGAGGGAGAGGCCCTTCGtttgcaatgactgtgggaagtcattcacCCAGAAATTGTATCTCAAGACCCACATGGTGAcccacacgggggagaggccaTTTGTGTGcgatgactgtgggaagtcgttctcccagaagtcaaatctcaagacccacatggtgatccacacaggggagaggccgttcatgtgcaaggactgtgggaagtcattctcccagaaatcgAATCTCAACACCCATGTGACAATCCACGTGAGGAGAAGCCATTAG